The DNA region GTCTCTTGCGTCGCCAGCCCCGAAGTGTTAGAAAATACAATCAAGAATCTCTTTGCAAGATTCAATTGTCGCTTCAAATGGAACATCTTTTGCAAACGAAGATTTTTTTGCATAGTTCTTCCAGCGGGTTTGAAGAATGTCGCTCTTTGAAATTTCTTCTAGAAGCAAAAGAGCTTCTTCTTTTTTAAAAGGCGTTTTGCGATATTGGCAAGTTGTTTCAAAAGATTTCTTCAAGTCAGGAATATTGATGTTATTCCTTTGCAATTGATTGATGATATAGATGTCGTAATAATCTTTGCAGCGGCTATTGAGCAGGCCTCGGAAAAGAATGGTTTGAAGTTTTTCAGCAACAACCGTTTCTAGGTTATAAGCTCGAAACGCAATGGTTTCATGGCTGATGAGGCTTTGGTAAGAGTATTCGATATCTTTTGGCGTAATCGGATCGCCCGTGGCGACATCGACATGGAAACTTTGTCTGACGTTCTCTAGGTGCCCGGTCAAAAGAATGGAAAATCCGCCATAGGCGTCTTCGTCGCGGATAGGAGAAATATCGCTTATTTCAAAAGTGATAGAATCATCTGCATCGATTGCGATGATGTCAGTGAAAATTTCCTTCAATCTATTCTCATTCATGGTTTCCTTTCTCAAAAGGAAATCAATGTCGGCAGTATAGCGGTTCTTTACACCGAGCAATGTAGCGAGATAGAAACCGCCCTTGAAAACAAACTTGTTGGCGTATGTTGACTTGGCCAATCTTGAAATGAATGCATCAAAGAAGAACGATACGAGCAAGACGTTGGCGTGAACGTTCATTTCTTTGGAGAGGTTGTTGATTCTCGCTTGCAGGGAATTCTTATTAATCTTCATTCAGTATCACCGTCATAAGTTCCGCCACTTTGTTCTCTATTTTCAATATTTGGGCGTAATGGAGTAGGTTGCGGGTATTCTTGTCTTTTGATTTTGCGTAAAGCCTGAGCGCTTTGCCGTAAATTTCCGCATCGATTTTTTGACTGTTTTTAATGATGTCGCAAATCGTTCGTTCCATATCGTAGCATTCCACCAGATGTCCAAGCGAAGTCTTGATTTTGCAAATTCCAAGCCTGTAGGTTTCATCGCGAGAATCTGTGTGGATTGCGACGGAAGGGTTCGGAGAAAATGGCCTATAATTCTTGGACCCGGTTACCTCGAAATAATCGGGTAGGCGGTCTGTTAGCCCATGCAAGAATAGTGCGGAAACGTGTGAAAAGATGAATCTGGGATACTTGTATTGAAAAACAAGGTAATCGTCCCTGATCCATTGCTCTTGGGCGTAGAATCCCTTGTCTACCTTGACAAGGCCCTGCTTTCGCACGAAATCGGTCAAGAACCACGAGGGAATCTTGTGGGTGTCGACTTGCTTTCGCGTGATGTAGCCGCTGTTCGCGTTCAGCATTTTTTCCAGTTTCTTCTCGTTTGTTTCTTGCATTTCAAACCAAATATATAATAAAATGGTTGAAAAAGCAAGTTTTTATTTCTTTTTACCCGCTACAGAACATTAAAGATGCGAAAATCCCCACGAAAATCAGGAACGGCAGCACTTTCAGCAGCAAGGTAATGGCGCAGGCGTCCCCTGCGTCGCCAGCCCCGAAAAGAGCCAAAATACCTAGCACGATAAGGAAAGTTACCAGCATAGAACCTCGCTGGTACAAATATACATACCTTGGATGTCATAATATGACAATTTGAGGATTTGTTGAAAAAGGGGAAAGCCTGGAACTAAAGTCCCAACTGCTTGGCTCGATTGAATTGACGGGAAATTTCAAAGGCGTCTGGGAATGCCATATTCAACCAGATTGGCTATTGCTTTATCTGAAGAAGATTTTTTCAACAGAAACCATAAAAGCGCGTGTTTCCACTATGCGTTCCACGCATACTGAGCATGAAAATTAAGCATTTTCCGCATGCTCCGAAAATATTTATATTATATGCGAAATATTTCGGAGTGGCAAAATGAAACTCAAGTTTTTAACATTTTTTTCAATCCTTGCGCTCGCTGCGAGCGTGTTTGCGGAGAGTGCCATGAGCAACATTACGGTAAACCTGCGCTATACGGGTAAGAACGGGGCGGCAAAGAAGTTCGCCGAAGAGATGGTTTCTAGCGGGACGGTGGCGAAAATCCGTGCCGAGAAGGGCAATATTCGCTACGAATATTTCCAGTCGCTGGACGATCCCGAGACCATCTTGCTGATTGACGCGTGGGAAAGCCAGGCAGCCATCGACGTGCACCACGCTTCACCCATGATGAAGACGATTGCGAAACTCCGCGACAAGTACGACTTGAAAATGACTGTCGAACGCTACACGCCCGACAACACCATGCCCAAGACCGACGAAAAGTTCATCAGGAAATAAGTCGCGACAATGCAGCGCCCGCACGCTGTTTGGCGATAAGGCGACCAGCGGGAAATAGATTCTACGCCAACGTCACCTTGAAAAATTCCACGCTCATTTCGCGGTCGGCGAGCGGCACAATCTTGCGGTCCTTTGGAATTTCGTAATCGAACTGGTGGTCCGAAACGAACGTCAACAGCGAAGACTGCTCGATGAGCTTTGAAATGCCCTTCGTGCTGTCGTGCTTGATGAAGGTGGCGTAGGGAATCTTCTTGCGCTTGACCTGCTCCCAGAACCCCACATTGCTGCGCTGGATGATGGTTTCGCCCTTGAGTTCCCGGAGCCGGATGGACTTGCGCTTCGCAAGCGGGTGCTTCTTGGGGAGCGCAATCGAGAGCCGCTCCTGCATGTATTTTTCGGCACGGTATTTCTTTGCACGGGGGGCCTTAAGCGTGATGCCGATATCCGCCGTGCCCTCGTTCAAGGCCTTCAGCACGCCCGCCTCATTGTCGATAATCTCGTAGGTGACCTGCGCACCGGGGTATTTCTCCTGCAGTTCCTGCACCATCCGCATGGCGGGGAGAATGGCCACCGACGCGATAGAGAACGTGCGCGTGGCCCCCTGCGGGCTTACCTTTTCCATCATCTCGCCTTGCAAATCCATGATGCGCTTCGCGTATTCGGCGACCGTGCGTCCCTTCTCGTTCAGCTCGATGCGGTTCTTTTTGCGCTCGAAGAGCGGAGCACCGATTTCGTCTTCCAGCTTCTTGAACGCGCGGCTCACCGCCGGCTGCGAAGTGTAGAGCTTGTCCGCAACGGCAGAAAGCGTCCCGTATTCCAGGAACCCGGCCAGCAATCGCAAAATATAGGTCTCGACAAACATAAAAAGCCCCTTTTGGGGGAGAATATAATAAATCCGCTATGCGCAACACGCATAGTGGGCATAAAAATTACGCATTATGCGGCCGTTCTGGATTTATTTATATTATAGACAACCGGTTCAAGGAAATTTTTTACGAAAAAGGCGGATCCCATGAAAAAAATCACCTTGATTTTTTTATCACTTCTTCTAGGAGTCTCTATGGCAGCAGAAAAGAAAATCCTCGTCGTTTACTATTCCCGTGCCGATGAAAACTACACCGTCGGGAACATTTCCAAGGGCAATACCGAAATCATTGCCGAGATGATTGCGAAAAAGACGGGCGGCACGCTCCTACATGTGGAACCCGCGAAGGAATACCCCAAGGGCTACGACGACTGCATCAATGTCGCGAAGAAGGAACTCTCGCAGGATGCACGCCCGGCGATCAAGCCCGTGAACGTGAATCCCGAGGACTTCGACGAAATCTACATCGGGTATCCGGTGTGGTGGGGCGAAATGCCGATGCCCATGTTCACCTTCCTCGAGAAGTACAATCTGAAGGGCAAGACGATTCACCCGTTCATGACGCACGAAGGTAGCGGTCTTTCGGGAGTGCAGCGCCTCAAGAAGGTGACTGGCGCGAACGTGACTGCGGGCCTCGCCATCTACGGGCATGTCGCGCAGAATGAACGCGAAAAGGCTCAGAAGGAAGTGGACAAGTGGGTAAAATAGCCCGCCGTACGTTAGATATCGCAATGGCCGTGCTCACCCTGATTTTGATGGGTGGGAACGGTCTTTTTTACAATGCTTTCGGCGAAGTGCTGGATAGTGGACTAGTTCACGAAATCTTGGGCGTTGTCTTGTTTATCCTATGGGCGGTTCACATTGTTTGGAATCGCGCGTGGATTAAGGGAATGCTCAAGGGAAAGTACAACGCTTTGCGAATCGTGCGGACGGTCATTAACGCAGGCGTTATCGTGTGCGTCTTATTCTTGATGGTAAGCGGGGTGATGCTTTCGAATCACGTGTTTTCTTGGCTCGGAATCGAAAGTGGCGCAAATTTCGCCCGCAATGCCCACATGCTTGCGAGTCACTGGTATCTTGTTTTCGTCTCGCTCCATATCGGGCTACATTTGTCGCTGTTTATCCGCGGAAAAACTGCGACGGGCATAACGCTCTCGCTCGCCGCTTACGGAATATACGCTTTTGTCGCCCGCGGTCTCTGGAAATACCTTACGCTGCAGCAACCATTCTTCTTCCTGGATCTGGAACGCGGCTATTTGCTGTTCGCATTAGACTACATCGCCATCATGGTGCTGTTCGCGATGGCGATGCAATTCGTGATGAATGTAATGCTTAAATACTCGCGCTGATAAGATTGCCGCGCTTCGCTCGCAATGACGACGTGCGTTACGACGCGTCTATGTCGGCGGCGATATGCAGGTCGTAGTCGGGGTAGGCTTCGCTGATTTCCTTGTGCAGGATGTCCAGACCTTCTTGAGGCTTGATTTCGAAGTTCATGACCACGTCAAAACGCATGGTGCGGTCTTCAATGTTCACATAAAAGCCGTGGAGTTGCAATGCCCAAGGGTGCTCCTTTACCAACTTCAACACGTTGCTGCGAATTTTGGCAGCTTCGTCATTCTTGGTGTTGTGTGAATACACGCCTACGCCCGTGAGAATCACGCCGGTTTCTTTGAGTACGCGTGCCTGTACCCTGCGGGTCAGTACGTCGACTTCTTCGACGGTCATGGTGTCGGGGAGTTCCAAGTGCACGGAACCGAGAAACTTGTCTGGACCGTAATTGTTGAGAATGACGTCGTAAGCGCCGCGGACTTGCGGTTCTTCGGTGAGCAGCGCCTTGATTTTCTTGACCAGGTCGCCATCGGCGCGCTTGCCCAGAATGTCGTCCAGGGTTTCGATCAGCATTCCGATGCCCGACTTGATGATGAATCCTGAAATTACGAGGCCCACGTAGGCTTCAAGTGAAATTCCCGTGAGGATGAAGACGATGGCCGATGCCAGCACCGAAAGGGAGAGAATGGCGTCGAACAGGGCGTCTGCACCCGATGCCACGAGTGCGCCCGAGTTCACGCGTTCGCCCTGACGCTTCACGAATTTGCCGAGCACGAGTTTTACCACCACCGCCGAGGCGATAATTACTAGTGAAACCGTGGAGTAGTCCGCTATTTCGGGGTGGATGATTTTCTTGACCGATTCTACGGCCGAGGTGCCGCCGGCGTAGAGCACGATTGCCGCGACCACCATTGCGCTCAGGTATTCGATTCGCCCGTAACCGAGCGGATGCTTTTTGTCGGGAAGTTTGTTCGAAAGTTTCGCGCCCACAATCGTAATGACCGAAGACAGCGCGTCGGAAAGGTTGTTCACCGCATCGAGTGTCACGGCGATGGAATTGGTGGCAAAGCCGACGAATGCCTTGAATGCCGATAGCACGATGTTTGCCGCGATGCCAATGATGCTTGTCCGGACAATGACCTTTTGACGGTTTTCTGCTTCGTTCATGTGAAAACTCTTAGCGGATGAAGTTCGTATAAATTTTCTTTTCGGCAACAGGCTGCGCAATTCCCGCCTGCTTGCCGGCCTCGATGCTCTTGAGGAGCCAAGCCATGTTGCGGCCGAGTTCGCGCATAATCTGCACGCCTTCTTCGTCCTTGAGCACGTCTTCGGGACTGGAGCCGTGGACCATGTTCCAGTAGCGCGAGGTCACCAAGGGCTGCTGCGCGTAGGTGGGGTACTTGTTCAGTGTGTCGAGGGTGGCGCTGGTGCCGGCGCGGCGTGCCGATGCGACCGTGGCGGCGGGCTTGAAAAGCAGTTCCGCTTCGGCGAGGCCGTAGAGCCTGTCGAGGAACATCAGCATTTCGCCGCTAGGTGAGGCGTAGTAAACAGGAGAGCCGTAGACCACCGCGTCGGCGGACTTCAGAATTTCTTTGGCTTCGTGGACAACAGCATCCGTTTCGCCCTTGAGCACGCGGCCCCCGACAAAGAAGATTTCGGTTTCGATGCCTGCGGCGTTGAGTTCGCCCGCGACAATGTTCAGTGCGGTGTAGGTGCAGCCCTTTTCGCGACGGCTGCCGTTGAACAAGACGACTTTCATGATAAACTCCGGTTTGCTTGATATTCCCTTTGAAAGATACAACATTCTATTGTCATTTTATCAAAGCTAATTCGATTTTAGCCGTAAATAAAGTGAATTTTTCAACATATTTTATAGTAAGTAAAGTTCAATTGGGAGGTCTTATGACGGTTTCAATAAAGGGATTTTCTCTTTTTGCGGGGGCCATCGCATTTTGGGGCACTCTTGTCAGTGCTGCAACGATAAACGTTGACATGGACAAAGAATACCAGCGCATCAGTGGCTTTGGTGCCGCTTCGGCATGGGCTGGCTCCATCACCGACAAGAACGCCGCCTTCCTTTGGGACTCTACCAGTGGTGCAGGGCTTACGCTGCACCGCATCCGCATCGCCCCGGACGGCACCACCTCCGAAACAAGTATCGCAAAAAAGGCGAGCGAATACGGCGTCAAGGTCTGGGCTGCCCCATGGACATCCAAATACACCGTAAATTACGACGGTGACAAAAAGCATTTGGATTTCAATCACGCCCAGGACTGGGCCAACACCATATTGAAGTTTACGCAAGACATGCGAAATGCTGGTGTTAACTTATATGCAATTTCGTCGCAAAACGAACCAGACGGCACCGGAGACAACCACTACGAACCCGATGAATTGGCACGTTGGGTCGGCGACTACCTTGGCCCCACCCTCGATACCACGGGTATCAAAA from uncultured Fibrobacter sp. includes:
- a CDS encoding nucleotidyl transferase AbiEii/AbiGii toxin family protein, whose product is MKINKNSLQARINNLSKEMNVHANVLLVSFFFDAFISRLAKSTYANKFVFKGGFYLATLLGVKNRYTADIDFLLRKETMNENRLKEIFTDIIAIDADDSITFEISDISPIRDEDAYGGFSILLTGHLENVRQSFHVDVATGDPITPKDIEYSYQSLISHETIAFRAYNLETVVAEKLQTILFRGLLNSRCKDYYDIYIINQLQRNNINIPDLKKSFETTCQYRKTPFKKEEALLLLEEISKSDILQTRWKNYAKKSSFAKDVPFEATIESCKEILDCIF
- a CDS encoding type II toxin-antitoxin system mRNA interferase toxin, RelE/StbE family; this translates as MTGNFKGVWECHIQPDWLLLYLKKIFSTETIKARVSTMRSTHTEHEN
- a CDS encoding putative quinol monooxygenase; the protein is MSNITVNLRYTGKNGAAKKFAEEMVSSGTVAKIRAEKGNIRYEYFQSLDDPETILLIDAWESQAAIDVHHASPMMKTIAKLRDKYDLKMTVERYTPDNTMPKTDEKFIRK
- a CDS encoding LysR family transcriptional regulator — encoded protein: MFVETYILRLLAGFLEYGTLSAVADKLYTSQPAVSRAFKKLEDEIGAPLFERKKNRIELNEKGRTVAEYAKRIMDLQGEMMEKVSPQGATRTFSIASVAILPAMRMVQELQEKYPGAQVTYEIIDNEAGVLKALNEGTADIGITLKAPRAKKYRAEKYMQERLSIALPKKHPLAKRKSIRLRELKGETIIQRSNVGFWEQVKRKKIPYATFIKHDSTKGISKLIEQSSLLTFVSDHQFDYEIPKDRKIVPLADREMSVEFFKVTLA
- a CDS encoding flavodoxin, producing the protein MAAEKKILVVYYSRADENYTVGNISKGNTEIIAEMIAKKTGGTLLHVEPAKEYPKGYDDCINVAKKELSQDARPAIKPVNVNPEDFDEIYIGYPVWWGEMPMPMFTFLEKYNLKGKTIHPFMTHEGSGLSGVQRLKKVTGANVTAGLAIYGHVAQNEREKAQKEVDKWVK
- a CDS encoding DUF4405 domain-containing protein codes for the protein MGKIARRTLDIAMAVLTLILMGGNGLFYNAFGEVLDSGLVHEILGVVLFILWAVHIVWNRAWIKGMLKGKYNALRIVRTVINAGVIVCVLFLMVSGVMLSNHVFSWLGIESGANFARNAHMLASHWYLVFVSLHIGLHLSLFIRGKTATGITLSLAAYGIYAFVARGLWKYLTLQQPFFFLDLERGYLLFALDYIAIMVLFAMAMQFVMNVMLKYSR
- a CDS encoding cation diffusion facilitator family transporter, producing MNEAENRQKVIVRTSIIGIAANIVLSAFKAFVGFATNSIAVTLDAVNNLSDALSSVITIVGAKLSNKLPDKKHPLGYGRIEYLSAMVVAAIVLYAGGTSAVESVKKIIHPEIADYSTVSLVIIASAVVVKLVLGKFVKRQGERVNSGALVASGADALFDAILSLSVLASAIVFILTGISLEAYVGLVISGFIIKSGIGMLIETLDDILGKRADGDLVKKIKALLTEEPQVRGAYDVILNNYGPDKFLGSVHLELPDTMTVEEVDVLTRRVQARVLKETGVILTGVGVYSHNTKNDEAAKIRSNVLKLVKEHPWALQLHGFYVNIEDRTMRFDVVMNFEIKPQEGLDILHKEISEAYPDYDLHIAADIDAS
- a CDS encoding flavodoxin family protein, which gives rise to MKVVLFNGSRREKGCTYTALNIVAGELNAAGIETEIFFVGGRVLKGETDAVVHEAKEILKSADAVVYGSPVYYASPSGEMLMFLDRLYGLAEAELLFKPAATVASARRAGTSATLDTLNKYPTYAQQPLVTSRYWNMVHGSSPEDVLKDEEGVQIMRELGRNMAWLLKSIEAGKQAGIAQPVAEKKIYTNFIR